The Cydia pomonella isolate Wapato2018A chromosome 13, ilCydPomo1, whole genome shotgun sequence genome segment gcttaatacttttatattcatcctaatttatatttaatccaATACGGTAAGTTAGGGTAAGGCTGAAAGATAAGCGAATCCTTAAGTCCGCGAATAAAAGttgtctatgatttaatttatacatagaAGAACTTACAAGGCtttaatttaagatattatATCAATACGTTAAAATTGCTATATCTTACCATATATAACTACGAGTAATAAGTATGTCACACTTTGCATTATCTTCCTACATTGAATATTAAGTTTTCTTCGCCTTTTTATGCCACACATAACCACTCtaaattatgaaatataaaactataaataacttATGTCGTTACGTAGGTTACATTGTAGTATGTTTTTGAATCCACTTATAATCAATCCACAATTTCAATTTAAGTGTATataaacaacaaaggaaataagGGGTAAGTATGGGTAGCATTACAATAAGATACGTCTTATGCCCAATCCTATACTACATGTGAGTCGCTATTGTCTTGGGattttcctttgtttttcaagcattagaaagaactctGCAGGAACAAACGTGACGGTTTTTTGGGCACTTTTGGCGGTGTAACAATGAAATGCTCTTAACAAGCACGATTATACTTTACTACAATactttactggccataacttctGAATTGGCCATAGATTCTGTTTCCTGCTTCGAATCAGCTCACGATTTTTTTGCACTAAGTAGTCAACAAAAGTTTTttcaattcaaataatattactACGACTATTGAATCCGTTTTTAGTTTCTTTCCAGCTAAAATGAGAAATATGATGGTTATAGCGAATGTTTGAAACGAATTTACAAcacaaaatgtaaaaatgatATCCTCATGGCCAACTATGAAATACGAAAGCAGATCCGTTATTAAGACTTGCGCACTAGTGATGCACACTAATATGAAAGCGATCACGGAAGTCTTAACTAAATGCTTAACATTTTTCGTTCTATCAACACCTATTTTACACGCCACATGAAATATCTCTACAAAAATCAATGCGTTCAAAATCAacataaaaaatttaacttgAGAATAAGATTTGTAGAAAGTATTCCAGTATTCTTTGTAATATGTTAATAAAACTGGACACAAAACTCCAACAGGCAATGTCAGGAACCAAACTAAACATGAAACAATTCGTAATTTAACTTTTTCGTAAACGAACACCAAAACCACTTTGTCATATAAATTCTTCGTGAAAATAAACATCCAGGAAACTAAAGCGAAATCCGACTGAAAATATAAGGCATACACCACATCATTGAATAATCCCGGTTCTAAATTCTCGAATGAGATCTGAAATTCGCACGCTGTATTCACAATCCTCGCGATGGTTAGTTGCACTAGCACTTTTTCGTCGTATTTCCTTGCATTTGGAATCAGAATCAACACGAGCAGCTGCAATATCAAACAAGCCGCAGACACTGCAATCCCCAACAGCCAAGGCGTCTTGAAAACTTGCAAAACTTCAATTGCTTCCAATTGggtcaaatttatattttccgCACTCTGATTGGCCATTTTAACTGACGGCACTGTTTGTGTATAACTCTAGAGACTGACTGCCAGTAACGAGTGCAaaaataactcagtaatattTAAACACTCATCGTTGAAACGGCTTAACTGAATTGAATTTTCAATACAAAACGTTCTTTATGACTTAGTTTGGTTGAGATATTGTTGTTAACCACTTATCGTAAATTTTGCACATTGCTttattaaaaacgttatttactGGTGTTATTCGAACTCGACACGCGTTAGTCGTCGAATCTACTGAAGTGCCGCCGATAAACGACGTTGTTACTAAAAAACTGGGATGAATCATTGATAGTAATATGAACTTActctattttaaattaacaaaacatgTCGTCGCTTGGGATGATAAAAGTATCGTTGGAGTTAATTATCAAGTGGCCATCTGGTTTTAGAGTAGTAAAACGCTTTGTTTTGTAAAAGACTGAATTAAATGGATACCGCATTTTGTTATTAAGTAGTTAGCTTAAAGTTTAAGATCATCATCATTTCTACGAGTATTATAAATCGATCGGTTACCTTAATAAGCAATTAAAGGCGAAAGTTCAAAATTTTGTTGAAGCGTCTACCATCTGacctacggaaggtggagataaggaacgaaatctccatgtaccaaaaagtgtcatcaaaaaacgttaataggtggcgctacaatacccaGAGTACTTgaacataaaaatcaaatcatagacagcgcaattcactccgtcaataacgcctaggttcttagctactctagcgctactctggagagatttggaattattatttatagctgacagctggacacttttgcaacttctaccataagagatgccactcctcttaattccataCTCCATAATCTGACCTTTTACTTTATAGATAAACtatttaatgtaggtatattttgtgACGTTTCTCGTGTGACACTAATGTTAGTGACCACTTAAACTAGTCTATCTCGTATTCATTAAAAGTTTTACGTTGTCTATTCTCATAAATCTACATATGTCTGGTTATTGATACTCGAAATCTGCTAACAGCAAAACCACACTAGAGCCATGTGTacgcaataaattaaaataataacaaaagacGATATCTattgaaatagattttttttttcaataccactatggtggcaaacaatcatacggcccgcctgatggtaagcagtcaccgtggTGTTTCTCCAgagttgttacatgcgcgttgcctaccctttaaaaatttgtacactccttttttcaagaacctcatactgtagaccttcGGAAAAACCTCAGCAGGTAACTCATTCCacttccacagccggagcgtctgcgggaggaagttcctcttaaaccgcacagtgcgcgaccattcaGGTTCTTGGGTTTTATGTTCATAaaacattatgtacttacatatttaacaatatatggttttatttaaaatatttatccgactatacaaaaataaaataaaataaaatatagtattAGCCGATAAAAAATGATGTTTGATCTCGGCATGTCTCAAATCACAAGTTATTGTCAGGCCCGTCATTCAGTACTCAGTTGACAACTGGATATACTCACTTCTTAGTCACTGGACTGATTTGATTCGATTTATATATCTTTTCAGCTGGAAAAATACAATTCGGAATGCGAAAAGATCTGGCACCACGAAGGCGATTTGAGACAAAAATTTGCGAAGAGAATATCTAAAAAACCTGCCCCAAACTTGTACAAACTTTATGGGGCTGAGGACAAGAAAGATGAAGAGCAGGATGGCTTCATTATGAGAAAAGATCTTATGCCAAGTATTCTGCAGAGTGCAACAGGtaatataaaaacttataaaacctATTATGTATTACGCGACTACCGATTTTAGAACGAAATAACAACGTTAcctgaaatgattttttttactgtaagtCAAATAACGGTTTAAAGGCACATATCATAAAAAGTAGTAAAGGTCCATAATATTAAATCGGCTGTCCTATATCAAAACTAAATGCAGAccaaattttactttaaaaaaataatctcaCTATTTACCACCAAATTCCCAGTTCTAAAACCTAGTAAGGCTGGATGACCATGCCAAAACTTAGTATGTCTCACATCTTTACTAGGTTTTGATATGGGATTTGTGGGttgctaatttttaaaatggtaaTCGGTCACTAGACATGCTACTTACCTTCTTAGTTTGCAGGTGTCGAAATCTCTGGTATTTATGCCGATTTTGGAGCAGGCGTCTCTGTGAGAACTTACTATATGGgttcaaataatacaaaaaaaaaattgtccc includes the following:
- the LOC133524100 gene encoding uncharacterized protein LOC133524100, whose product is MANQSAENINLTQLEAIEVLQVFKTPWLLGIAVSAACLILQLLVLILIPNARKYDEKVLVQLTIARIVNTACEFQISFENLEPGLFNDVVYALYFQSDFALVSWMFIFTKNLYDKVVLVFVYEKVKLRIVSCLVWFLTLPVGVLCPVLLTYYKEYWNTFYKSYSQVKFFMLILNALIFVEIFHVACKIGVDRTKNVKHLVKTSVIAFILVCITSAQVLITDLLSYFIVGHEDIIFTFCVVNSFQTFAITIIFLILAGKKLKTDSIVVVILFELKKLLLTT